The sequence TGTTATTGTTCAACTGTATAAAACtagctattttcttttcaccaTTGGTAATTATTATGTTCACCAAAGCAAGACAGATTATAATATTATCTATTGCAATGTAGAGAGATGTTCCATTTAGTTTTCTGATGCTGCTTTTTCATGAAATATTGGAAGTTTGGTTGCATCAAGATATCATTACATTGTGCAAAGTAAGATGCATCCAAATGGGAAGAAATCAACTGTGACAGGATTGCAATTTCTCATGCTAGCTTAAATGCTTAACTAATTTGTGCAACTTAACTTAAGGTCTTCTTGCTTGGCCTATGTATTGAATGTTTACCGGAAACATGATTACTCAAAAGTATTGATGACAACTAGAAGAGACTTCAAGGGAAATTATAAAGTCGTAGTTCCGTCCATTAAGCATAAACTGATCAAGTGAAATTTGTTGGAAGTTGTGAGAAATTTGTTGATGTAAATTATTACCGAGTATGTGTTACGAGGATTTTGGTACATATGATGTCTACTTGAAAGTTTGTGAGGTAGTTCTAAATCTTGTTGGACATAAACCTTTCTTAAACTTTTAGTCTTCTGATGGAATCTGGCAGATTTATATGTGGAGATTGAGACGACGCTGGCCCCATCCcgccttttttttctttttctgttttacaCATAGTTGAGTAGATCTATTGTCTTCTTATTAGTGCATATATCAACAGGAATGCCCTGTTGGCACTTACAAAGATGTCGAAGGCTCCGATGAAAGTCTTTGCACTCCTTGCTCACTTGAGCTTCTTCCTAACCGTGCAAATTTCATATATGTGCGAGGTACAGTGTCATATTGCTTCTGGACTGGAGTTTCTCTCTGTCTATCTGTTCCTCCCTCCCTATCTCTCTCCCCCCCTTTTTTAGCTTATGTAGGCTGAAGTTGAATCACTGCAGGGGGAGTTAGCCAGCCATCTTGTCCTTATAAATGCATATCCGACAAATACAGGATGCCAAATTGCTATACTCCTCTTGAGGAGCTGATGTATACATTTGGGGGCCCTTGGCCTTTCTCCCTTCTTCTGTCTTGCTTCTTGGTGCTTGTAGCTGTGATGTTGAGTACGCTGAGAGTAAAATTGGTTGGCTCAGGTTCTTCTTACAGTGCAAACTCAATCGAGCACCAgtctcatcatcattttccACATCTGCTTTCGTTATCAGAGGTATGATGTTGATAATAACTATTACTTGTTTCAACTTATGCTTTCTGCATTTATAACAGAATTAAGCTGTAATGCTTGCagtgtttttaatatttacaccTTTTACAACTCTAGGTGCGGGGAACTAGAGCTGAAGAAACTCAGAGCCATGTCTACAGGATGTACTTTATGGGTCCCAATACTTTTAGGGAACCCTGGCATCTTCCTTACTCGCCTCCCAATGCAATTATTGAGATTGTGTAAGTAAATTTTATGCCATGGCCATAAAGAGATGATCGTAATTGGTCATTATCATAATATGATGTGCGTGTTCCTCACGCAATCATTCTGGTTGAAACATCATTTTTCATTCAAAAAGCCTCGGTCATAGTAAATTCAACCCACTTTCTTGACCCTTTTGTAAACATTTTCTGGCATACCACTTCATTCCAGATGTTGTGCAAATTACATCTGTAATGGGCTATTACTTTTTGCTAATTTAACCATTTAGCTGCTGGAATGTGGCAGTGACAACCACATAAAAATTGCACTTTGGCTAAAACACACTGATACTACCACTATACTGCAACTGGCCTGTGATTTTGATCCTTGATCTAAAATTCACAccctcttttttcttatctttGTTTTTTGTATTCCAGCGCTGTAATGATAAtgttttattaagaaaatcagTGGCTCTCATTACACTTGTTTGTGAAGTCCTCGCTGTGCATTCAAAAGCCAAAATTATAGAAGCTCAAAAGAGTATTagcatttctttttcaatgtGATAAAATTCATTCATAATGGAGAATCATTTTGATCTGCAGGTATGAAGATGCTTTTAACAGATTTATTGACGAGATTAACTCTGTTGCTGCATATGATTGGTGGGAAGGTTCAGTCCACAGTATACTTTCAGTGCTTGCCTATCCTTGTGCCTGGTCCTGGAAACAGTGGCGGCGGAGAAATAAAGTTCATCGACTTCAGGAATATGTCAAATCCGAATATGACCATTCGTGTCTCCGTTCTTGCAGATCACGGGCCCTGTACAAAGGGATGAAGGTCCgacttgttttgttttatacTTTTAGTTGCCACTTAACACGAACCAGTTCACTTTTCTAAAgtggtaattttatttttggcatAAATGGTAAACCTCTgggatataatttttatttaaaccaTCAAAGTATTCGTATCCTGGTTAGTAAAAAAAGATCATTTTCTAAAATGATATGTTGGTTCtgtcttattatttttcttggatTATTGGTGGTCACAACCCTCGAATGAAAGCAtctatctttctttcttttctttaacatTCTGGGGAGCTCATGCTTTTTTATCTGAAGGATGGAAAAAGATATCAATCATGTTAGAACTATACAGCTGGCACTTAGTAAATTTCCTGCATGAATTTAGACTATCTCATTggttttaatttatgtataaacGTGGGCTAGTATACTCTTTTAAGTAaggatttctttattttatatttttttgttatttggtCTTTAAAGTTCCAGAAGATTTGCGTTCTGAATGGTAATACTTGATGCAGGTTGGAGCAACACCAGATTTAATGGTCGCATacattgatttttttcttggtGGTGATGAGAAGCGTTTGGATATTGTATCTATAATACAAAAAAGATTCCCCATGTGTATAATTTTTGGGGGGGATGGGAGCTATATGTCGCCTTATAGTCTTCACAGTGACACATTGCTGACTAATCTCCTTGGACAGGTATGAATGTGCACAATCTATCATCCTCTCTCTAAAATTCATCTGATACACATGCCTGTCATTTTCAGCACGTCCCAGCATCTGTCTGGAATCGTTTGGTGGCTGGATTAAATGCTCAATTGAGGACTGTGCGGCACGGGTCTATCCGCTCTGCACTACTTCCTGTCATTAATTGGATCAATAGTCATGCAAATCCCCAACTTGAGTTTCATGGGGTCAAGGTAGAGCTTGGATGGTTCCAAGCTACTGCCTCTGGTTACTATCAGTTGGGTATATTGGTTATGGTTGGTGAATATTCTCTCAGCAACTTGCATCAGTCTGATTTTTTTGATGGAAGCAATGGTGATTCCACAAGGTAGCTAACTCGTATCTATAATTGAATTGGCCTATCTATTTATGGTTCATAATAATAGCTGTCAATTCTAGAAATGAGTTCAATAGGTCATGGAGTTCTTGTTTTCGAGACTAAGAAATTATTACTTTTGCATgctttttcaatttagttaaTCCTTTTTGTTTTACCAATTCTCTCCCCTTGAGCTTTGACAGTGATATAATTTTTGGCAATTTTATTGatctttcctttttaagtTCGTATGAAAGGTCATCCTTTGTTTTCTATCTATTATTGATGTTCAAGCCACACAAGCAATGGACTTATTAATGAGTTTTATGCATGAACTAATGGCTCCTGATAGCTACTTCCATAGGAGCCATTGGTGTTACTTGACTGATTTTGAATAacttcttaaaatttttcttcaaaatttaCTTGACATTCTTGGAATCAGATTTACAACAAGAAGAACAATTGGAATAAGGTGTTGCATTTCAATGAGTGAAAAACAATGATAAAATGTTATTTAGTTGGGGGTGTAAAACTGTTGGGTTTGGCTAATTCTTATTATGACATGACCAGACCTTTCTTTTGGTTTAGAGAAACAAGAAACCAAATCAAGAAGTCGTTCATGTTGGAtcaagttcttttttttttaatggtgAAAATGGGTCTATAATAGTTATGGGTTTTGACTTGACCTTATTTCTGATAGGTTTGGGTCACTTACAAACTTGTCTGTAGTAGTTTCTTAAAAATTCATGTTGTAAGCCCTTGATAATTGATACAAGTTGTAGTGACactatttaaatcaattttatgcTTCTTCATAGAACTACTACCGGCTTGTGTTTCATAcattttataaagaaagaaaattctaaattcttGTCATGTGGTGATTATATTAAGATTTTCTCTACTTATTTTAATCTAGGAAGAATGCCTCATGTACAAGCAGAAGTCTAAAGCAGCTGCAGCAGGATCGGCTTTACATGAGCCAAGTGTTATCTTGTAAAAAGATGACTGGAGGAATCAATGGAGGTCTCATTAATGATGCTACATTGAAATCTTTGGAATTTAAAAGGGACTTTCTCTTCCCATTTTCTCTCTTACTGCATAATACAAGACCTGTTGGGAGACAGGTAGTTACACACTGAGATTTGGCACCCATTACTAGACTgattatatagatattttaattgtCTAATGCTTAAATATTTGTGTTTCAGGACGCTCTTCAGCTTTTTATAACTATCATGCTTTTGGCGGATATTTCCGTGACCGTTCTTACTTTGCTTCAGTTCTATTGGATTTCTCTTGGAGCTTTCCTTGCAATCCTGCTTATTCTTCCTCTATCCTTGCTTTCTCCATTTCCCGCGGGCTTGAATGCCTTATTCAGTAGAGAACCAAGAAGAGCTTTACTTTCTCGTATATATGCATTGTGGAATGCTACATCTCTGTCTAATATTGTAAGTTGTACTCACATGCATTATGGACTTCAAATTGAGTTCTCAGTTAGAATTTGGCAAGGCATTATTATCCTTAAAGTCAAAACAGAATTCAATAGTCTGATGATGCCCATAACCTGAAAGTTTGAGGAAGAAACTGGCATAATCCACATGTTTGTTTCAAGCGTTAATTTTTTGGTTGATGTCTTAAGCATTGACCCTTGATTTATTTCTGCAGGCTGTCACTTTCATCTGTGGTATTGTTCACTGTGGATTCTCTGCTTTCCAGCCACCTGGCAAGGAAAACACATGGAAGACTAGAAggtgaaattttataatttaatttgtggAACATAAACTGTGCATGAGAAACCAAAAATGATAGTCAAAGTCACGCTTATAGATGTGCATGTGTATGTGCACTCACATGTGTGTGCTTGTTCCACTTGCTTATCATTAGCTTGCTGTTAACTAAATggatatatgaaaataatttttaataagaaatgGAATTTTATTGAGACAGGGAAGACAGTACACATAGTGGACAAGAAATCCTACTTTTATTACTATAAACTTTGTTGCATAATAAAAACAGCTGGTAATGCCCTCTAATAGAGTTGGATAACACTCAAAGCAACCCCTGAAAAAAGCTTCAGCAGCGAGGCAGAAGATCATTAGCCAAAGTAAATAGGTTCAGGGGAACAGAAGAATGTTCTATTGAGCAAGGGATTGTGTTCCAAGACAAAGTATAAAACTTGGCTTTGAGGGGACATCTGGAAGAATGAGGGATCACAAATTAGGAGATCCAGTTATGCTTGCTGCCTATCCACCTGGAGATTAAGAGGCACTGTGCAAGATTGGAAGTTATTCCTTATGCCTTTTGCTGTTTCTTTATAGATTTCTCTAGTTGGTGATCATTTGTGTTTGGCTTAGTCAATGAGTTCAATTGCCTGTGACTTTTGCTGCCCTCTTTTACCGCTAGTACTTTTGTAATTCCTAAACCCCCAACTGCCTAGTTGTTGCTCTCCTGTCAAAGATGacattcattttcttttttttcactttcatAACCCATTTCTTAGAACTCCTCTCATTGAAAACAACTACTGGAGAGCATTATCATTACTAGGTAGGAAAGCAAAAAATCATTAATAGTTACGATTATTGTAAAGGAATTGCTTGTCCAACAATCACAATGTTAAGGGTGCAAGTTCTCAATAGCTCTATCTCAAATCTCCAACATTTGGAATACAAGGTCCCTCGCTAGAATCTATGTTTCACATTGTGGTGGATTGTCAAATATTGGATATCCtagaaatcaaatttatgttgTTGTTCCAGTTTTTTCCACATTACCACCTTCAGAAAATGGATAATCTCTTGAGCAAATTGTTTCTTCCCATTAATTGGTTGCAAGAAATAATCTAGTCTGTCAAATAGTCATCATTCTTGTTTCTGTAAGCATGCCTGATCAGATAAACTGAATCCCATCTTGCAGAATATGCATAGTACATCTCACGAGTTCTTTTACTCATGCTGATTTGAGAAAAGCCTATCTTCATCcttgattttctttgcaaATCGAAAGTTTTGCTTGTTATTCTTGGTCAGGTATAAAAGctttttgatttgatttgccAACAGGGAGGATGATAAGTGGTGGCTGCTGCCGACAATCCTTCTGCTACTCAAGTCAATTCAAGCTCGTATTGTGGATTGGCACATCGCCAATCTAGAAATGCAGgacttttctttattctgtCCAGATCCAGATGCTTTTTGGGCCCATGAATCTAGTTCTTGATCAAAGCTGAAACATCAGGACTCGCTATAAATGCTGAGCTTCTCTATTATGTCCAGAAGTCAGAGACTGAAGAGGCTTTGCCTTCAGCTTCAGCGCAGGTGCGATTGCTTTGTGTAAATTTGTTACCACTTGTGTAAACCATTGATGGTAACTGTGCAGTTCTTCTCCTTTTGTAAGTAAGATTGTGCAGGAATCAGTTAAAGAGAGTTATTTGAGCGGGGCAGTGTCTATGATATAGTAAATTTTGCTAGTTCACTGTATAGAAACTGTTCTAGATTGAGAATTCATTTCTGTAAGATAAACAATTTTTGTGTTGCTCTCCCAGTTAACTCATTATCTCCAATTTGGAAGCCaagaatcaaaattttcatGATGTTACTTGATTAATGCTTGTAAATCCAGCAATCTTGTTCAGAGTATTGAAAATCTGTTATTTCAGGAGGAAGCAGTTGGCttcatcctttttttttttttttttttttgccaaGGAACCTGGAGTTTTGCTTGACCTACATTAGGCACAATCTGCTTGCATATGATTTTTGGGAATGCATGCTGCAATCAGCTCCAAAAGCTTTTGAGTTCTGTTTTTGCTAGTGCCTAAATACTCCCAGAGTTGTAACAGAGTCTCGAGTAAAACTTACTACTAAAACTCGATTTCTCGCTCGATTTTGGAGCTTGATTATCAACATGAAAATTTTCAGTGCTATTTTCATCTCATACATGCAAGAGCCTAGGGCACCCATCTTTTTCACATTTACAAACCAGCCACTAAGCCCTTGGTTCCAATGCTAAAGCCTCCTCGAGTTGCACAGCATTTACAAAGCTCCCATAAGTagcattttctatttctttcatGTGAACAAATACAAACCTAGTTGTCAATTTGATTTCAATTCAACAGTGACTTTATTTAATGGTTGTTAACTATTTTTCCAGTTCAAGTATAGTTATTTGAGCTTTCacttattgatttatttatcaaattaattcttttttaaaaagggACCTAtcaaattatgatttttttgaaTCAACAAGATTAGTATCTATTGACCCTTAACTTggaatttttagaataaaaatgaaaattaaggcataagaaaaatgaagggTTTTCTATTCTCATTGAAAGAGAGATTTTGAATATCAACGTGCGTTTTTTAGACTTCATCATACTCTGATCACATGCTTACTAacgaaaaattaaattcaagtATGTGCATCATCATACACTAATTGCATGTTTATTAAGttctcaaaaaaagaaaaaatcatatttattaatgaaaaattaaatttaagggTGTGATTGGTAAAATATGAAGTCGAGGCACGAAATTGACTACTAAGTAAAATTTCAGGGACATAAATATTGCATCTAAAATTGaacatttattataataaccATTCTCACTATCTATCACTGACGAAACTCCGATTCCATTTCCAACCACATCGAATAGCCTCAAAAGCCGCCGCCGCCACTCACCAGAACCATGTTGAGGCAAACATCCCGCCTTTTTGGCAGATCCCTTACTCAACAGCCAAAGATGATGATGGGTCGAGCCATGTCAACAGAGGTGCCAGCCACGGCCTCCGTCGATTCCGACTTCGTAGAATCGTGGAGAAAGGTGGTTCCAAATATGGACCCACCCAAGACTCCAGCGGCTTTCATGCAACCTCGCCCGTCTACTCCCTCTACTATTCCATCTAAGCTCACTGTTAATTTTGTGCTTCCTTATGCATCTGAGCTTTCCACCAAAGAGGTTTGATTTCTTGTTTAGCTATTTGTTTTTAGCCTTTATGTTCggtgttttcttttatctgggttttgcttgaattctaagattatggtatttgatttcTGTAAATGTGCTTCCTTGGTATGTCTTAATGTTGATCCATTTCTATTTACTGTTTTGTTAATGTAATTGAGGTTTGATTTCATTAGGTTTTGGATTGACAGTGTGATTAGTTATTGATATACATACCATTGTCAATTTATGATTTGTTTTATCAGTTTCATATTTGCAGGATTTGGATTATTTCACATCTTGTTCTAGTTTGCATGTAACTTCTCTTAGGTTATTCTAGTCATGCCCATCTAGGTCAAGTTTTTAAAAATGTGATTTTATACCTCTGGCCATTCTAAAAACATGTTATAAGCGTAATATTTATGTGTGGAGTGTTTGCTTCCAATTTTATACCTTGTATCAGTTGATATCTGCTTATCTTTTTAtcttggtttttctttttaaaatgtaCACCAAAGGGTCTTTCAAATTTTCTTGTTACTGTCTGGAGGGGTTAATTTCGTGCTATTTCAAGTTCACTTTTTGGCTTTGTTTGGGTGATTTTGCTCACATTTGAGCCGTATATGAAGTCAagttttagttaattaagCTCCAAAATGGATGGGTTTTGGAGTAGTTATTCTCTGTGAACAACATAGCATTAAAGTGTCTTGAAACAGCCCAATTAAGTAAATGTTTTTGCTTATTTGGATTTTTGATCTCCCAATGTAAGGTCTCCTGTTGGCTCAGTTCTTGATGCGATATTGGTAACTGTATGCACTTCCAACTTTCGCGCTGAGTCTCCACTACTATCTTTTCCAATAAGATTCTTCTTTCACACCATTTGCTTTATGTTCCCATGATGGTTAAAGAGTAAATCAGGTACTGACCTCTTATATGTCTGTGTCTTTACTTTGAGTTCATCCTGTCTAGAAATGAAATGGTTTTGCTATCACACAATATAGGAAAAGTAAGAAAGTTTTGGTCCTGCTGATAGTTTCTGATCTTTGCATCTGAAGTTTCAggttttaacaatttattacATGTTTGCTTCTGGTGCTTACATCTGAGTTAATATATCACATTAGTGACGAGGGGTTGATTATTGAGCATATCTAGCTAAGTAGCTATGGGTATATAACAGGTATTGTGATGGATTTTCTTATGAGTTGAACCACGTCATCCTTTACCATACATGATTAATGAATAGCTTTTAGACTTTTAGTTTTTGATCTACATGGTCACAAAGCAAATGGTATTGAGGTGTGGTGTATAGGATGTGAAGCAAAAGACATTCTACCCTAGTGCTaacctaaaagaaaaaagtttctTTTCACAGCATTGTTTCGAGCTCAAGTAATTGGAAACATAGTTGAAGCCTGCTGGAAAGAATTGATGAGTATTATAGATGGAAGCATTCTCAGTAGTGCCATCTATGTGTTtcgaaattaaataaaattgatgcaATGGTTAAATAGAATTGGCAGTAAACATTGATAATTAGCAGAGCTAAATCAGTTCACATATCATTTAAAATCCTTAGGAGAATATGGTCAATCAAGTCAGTTCCAACTCCCAAACAGACTAGTCTATCCTGTATGGGTCTCTATTTGGTATTTGATATCGTTGTCTGTAGCATGTCTTCTCCGTCGCTTGAAAGGAAAATGtaggggagagagagagagagagagagagagagaggaaaggGGGGTGGGGAGAGGTGGAGGTGGTTTGTGAGGGGAGGAGTAGGTAAGAGCTTCAGTGAGAGGAGGATTGAATTTGAGAGGTCTTTGGAAGAGCATATTCTTATCCTGTTGTACGACCCAAATTTTCCCTTTTAGTGAAGTCAGGACAAGCAACATTTGGCTGCACCACAATTAACAAATCTATCTGCATTTCTTTGTGGTTGATTTTTTTCACCTGCTATTTAACTTGTAAGTTTTTAATCACATCAAAACTCTGGGGCCCTTTGATTTCTGAAGTGTTTAAACTGAATTTTAGAAGTCCTTGtccatttatatttcttgatgAAATGGTTTCTCCTCTAGCATAAGAAATAATCAGATATGATTTGTGATCCTTACATCAATAGTAACTGCTGTTATCATCAAGATTCCTTGGGCTGGTGGAGGATAGATGGCCTTATGGTTTTCAATGGGATgctatcatattataaaaattcctGATTGATAAGACCCTATACTGGATACAAGATTGTggaattcttaaattagcagcAGTCTCATTACCTCTATGGAGCTATTGTATACAGCTCTTACATTTTTCAGTGATCATGTATGCTATATATCTACTATGTCTCAGGTTGACATGGTCATCATGCCTGCAACAACTGGGCAAATGGGTGTTTTGCCAGGACACGTACCCACAATTGCTGAACTGAAGCCTGGAATCTTATCAGTTCATGAAGGAAATGATGTCACCAAATATTTTCTAAGCAGTGGATTTGCTTTCATCCACGCGAACTCTGTCGCTGATATAATTGCTGTTGAGGCTGTGCCAGTTGACCACATTGACCCAAGTTTAGTGCAAAAGGGGCTTGCAGAGTTCACTCAGAAGCTCAGCTCAGCTACAACTGACTTGGAGAAAGCTGAGGCCCAGATTGGAGTTGATGTACACAGTGCTCTCAACTCTGCTCTCACAGGCTAATTGTCCCCTGCATACTTgctcaaattttctttttcacctGGCTTCCTTTTTATGGTTGATTGGCTGTTTAAATTTTCCCATCATAAGCTGTAAACTGCATACTGCATAGGCTTGTCTTTGCTCTGATTCTCAGAAAGGTAAATAAAGTCTCCAGAAAC comes from Ricinus communis isolate WT05 ecotype wild-type chromosome 5, ASM1957865v1, whole genome shotgun sequence and encodes:
- the LOC8263720 gene encoding ATP synthase subunit delta', mitochondrial → MLRQTSRLFGRSLTQQPKMMMGRAMSTEVPATASVDSDFVESWRKVVPNMDPPKTPAAFMQPRPSTPSTIPSKLTVNFVLPYASELSTKEVDMVIMPATTGQMGVLPGHVPTIAELKPGILSVHEGNDVTKYFLSSGFAFIHANSVADIIAVEAVPVDHIDPSLVQKGLAEFTQKLSSATTDLEKAEAQIGVDVHSALNSALTG